In Blastopirellula marina, the sequence ATGCAGCTTGGGAAACGATTGATCGAGATCCCACATGCGAATGCTGCTGCTGCCGACAAAGACCACGCCGCCAGGCTTAACGGGATTGGCTTCGTCCTGCTTGGCGAACTTGTCCATTTCCCCTTTCCACTTGGCAATGCTCGCAGGCACTTCCTTTTCAGCGGCAAAGGTCATCGCAGAGAGAACCAATACGAGAGACAGACTGGAGAGCATTCGAATCATGAGGTGAAGTCCTGACAAGTTATCGCGGTAGGAAGTAGGGCCAGTGAACGCGACATACGCATTGGCAAATTCGATGTGGAGCCCCAACGGGGCGACATGAAATAGCCAGGGGCGTAAGCCCCTGGTCAACGAACTAAACCCGATGCGAGCCCCAACGGGGCGGCATAGCAGCACAACCTATCCAGCGTGCCAGAACTATGTCGCCCTTTCAGGGCTATCGCTTTTTGATCAATCTTTCCAGGGGCTCACGCCCCTGGCTATTACATTCCGCCCCGTTGGGGCTCAGCAATAGTAACGGAAACGACACCGAATCCTGACTTAGTTTATTCCAAAAGAAAAGCGGGATCGAATCGATCCCGCTTTTGCGATTGTTTTGCGAAAGTGCTTAACCGAGCACGTATGGGGCACGGTGAGCTCGGTGGGTCATTTCGGCCGCTTCGTCGTCGCCGTTGATCTTCTCGGCAACCGGGTCCCACTCGATCTTCCGCTGCAACCGGCAAGAGATGTTGCCCAGGTGGCAAGCGGTCGCCGTGCGGTGGCCGACTTCGACGTCGCAGATCGGTAGCTCGCGGGTTTCCATGCACTTCAGGAAGTTCTGGTGATGATTGTTGCTGTCGATCAGATGAATGTCCGAATCCTTCAGCTTGATCGCACCGATCTCTTCAGACGATGGCTGGAACACGCCACGGTTGACGTAGATCTCGCCTTTGTCGCCGATGAAGCGGGTACCCATTTTAATATCCTTCTGACCCTGGCCGACGATCATCTTCACGCCGTCCCCATAGTCATAAGTGATACGGCAGGCTTCGGGCACTTCGTGAGCCATTTCGGGATGGTAGGCAACCTGTTCGGCATGCACCGAGAGCGGGCCGCTATCGTCTTTGCCGAGCCCCCAGTGGGCGATGTCGATATGATGGGCACCCCAGTTGGTCATCTGACCGCCGGAGTAGTCCCACCAGAAACGGAAGTTGTAATGCACACGCTTCTCGTTGTAAGGACGCACCTTGGCTGGGCCAAGCCAGAAGTCGTAGTTCAGGTTCGCCGGGGCTTCACTATCGGCAGGCAGCTTGCCAGGGTCGTTGGCATTGGCCAGACCGACATGCACGGTATGAACCTTGCCGATATAGCCGTTACGAACCAGTTCGCACGCACGGCGGAAATTGTCGGACGATCGCTGCATCGAACCCGTCTGCACGATGCGCTTGTTCGCGCGAGCCGCTTCAACCATCTTGCGACCTTCGGCGATGGTGAGCGACAGCGGCTTTTCGCAGTAGACGTCCTTACCGGCCTGGCAGGCATGAATGGTGGTGATCGCGTGCCAATGATCAGGCGTGCTCACCACGACGGCGTCGATATCTTTACGATCGAGCAGTTTGCGGTAATCTCCGAAGATCTCGACTTCGCGACCCTTCTTGTCTAGCACGATCTTCGCGGCGTTCTCGGCATGTTTCGAGTCGACATCGCACACGGCGACGGCGTTATCGAGGAACTTTCCCAGGTTGCCGCGGCCCATGCCGCCGACACCAATGTGACCGGTCAGAACACGATCGTTGGCACCAAAAGCAGTCGCAGGAATGAACATCGGAGCCGCGGCCAAACCGGCAGCCACGCTCGATGTCTTCAAGAAAGTACGTCGCGAAACGCGATGATTTGCGGTCATGGAATCCTCTGGGGTTCGTAGCGAACAAGCTTCACGCAGGCCCCGGCAGCCAGGTAGGAAGATTAGCCGAGGCGGTAAACTTCTTATAATAGCTGAAATCTGTTGTCGCGCAAAGTCAAAGAAGACACCGCTACCAGCCGGTTATCGGATTAATCGAGTTCTTCCCATACGCTGTGATACCCGTCGATCGACTCGGCGTACTGTAACAGCCTTTCGTAAAACGAGTTACCGCCGATCGTCGAGCTGTCTCCCACCACGATCAGCTTTCGTCGAGGGCGGGTCAGGGCCACGTTCATCCGACGTGTATCGAGCAAAAAACCGATCTCGCCGTTGGTGTTCGAGCGGACGAGCGAGATGATTACCACTTCGTTTTCGCGGCCTTGAAACCCATCGACCGTGTCCGCTTCGACCCCAGCAGGCAACTGATTCCGCAGCCGCTGAACCTGGGCGGCATACGGCGAGATGACCGAGATCGCCGAGGGCTCAATGCCGGCCTCGATCAGTTGGGCCGCCTTCTTGGCGACGAACCGTGCTTCGGCATCGTTGAAGCGGCTTGAGCTCGCGTCGTCTTCCTGCTCGACGAAGTCGGCCCCGGCGGTATCGTAGAACTGCCACGGCTTGGGATCGACGTAGACTTCGCCATTAAGCAGCGGCTGCAAGTCGTGCGTGGCGACCGATTCGTCCGCTTCCAACTGGCCGTCGTAAAATTCGAGGCTGCTGAAATCCATGATCGACCAGTGCATTCGGTACTGCCGCTTGAGTAGTCGGGCGATCTCTGGCCGCTGCTTCACCAGTCGCTGCTGCATGCTCTCGGCGAAGCCGGCACTGGCCGCTTCCTGCGAAAGGATTGTGGGCGGAAGCTGGCAGTGGTCGCCGGCGAGGATCACGCGCCCGCTACGAGCAAGGGGAATCCAGCAAGCTGGCTCAACTGTCTGACACGCTTCGTCGATCACCACCGTATCGAACATGCGTCCGGCGAGTAGATCGTCGTCGATACCAGTCAACGTAACGCACAGCACCTGGGCACTGGTAAGAATCTGATCGAGCGTCTGCCGTTGGATTCGCTGGGCATCGTCGAACAGTTGACGGGCTTCATCGCGCAGGGCAGCCCGCTCGCCGGGGGCTGG encodes:
- a CDS encoding Gfo/Idh/MocA family oxidoreductase, with protein sequence MTANHRVSRRTFLKTSSVAAGLAAAPMFIPATAFGANDRVLTGHIGVGGMGRGNLGKFLDNAVAVCDVDSKHAENAAKIVLDKKGREVEIFGDYRKLLDRKDIDAVVVSTPDHWHAITTIHACQAGKDVYCEKPLSLTIAEGRKMVEAARANKRIVQTGSMQRSSDNFRRACELVRNGYIGKVHTVHVGLANANDPGKLPADSEAPANLNYDFWLGPAKVRPYNEKRVHYNFRFWWDYSGGQMTNWGAHHIDIAHWGLGKDDSGPLSVHAEQVAYHPEMAHEVPEACRITYDYGDGVKMIVGQGQKDIKMGTRFIGDKGEIYVNRGVFQPSSEEIGAIKLKDSDIHLIDSNNHHQNFLKCMETRELPICDVEVGHRTATACHLGNISCRLQRKIEWDPVAEKINGDDEAAEMTHRAHRAPYVLG